TACAGTATGCTGTGTCAAAAAAGTGAAAAGCAGAGTAATCATGTGGTGATACAAGGATCTGTTCTCAAAATGTCAAAACCTACAAATATAACCGATGTATTGTCCTTGGTTCGCAAATTCCTAGCTTCACTTAATACACGACTGGCTATTTTGTCGGCTGAGGAGTTGTCGCCATTGTTCTCCCTAACCTGCAAAACAGGTGACAAAACCAGCTGAGGCTACAAATTAACAAGACAGTGCAACTAACAAACAGAGCTCTTTCACCTCAGCAACAAGCTGCACTGCCTTTTTCATAGTAATAACATCCCAAAGCCCACCACTGCATGCATAAAAAACAACCCAGAATGTCATGATGGAAGCATTACATCAACAGACGTTTCTTTCGAACCGTTGAGAAATGATGCTACCTAGCAATAACGGCAAAAGCTGTGCTTGCTTTGGCAATGTCAATGGCTGGGCTCACGTATGGTTCTGAGCTGAAGCGTGAGTCTTGTTCCTTTAGAAACCTATCTCCAAGCACCCTGGCAAGATTTAGTCCTgtcaaaataataatcaaaTTGGTATTGCTTTCGCCATTCATTGGGATAAGAACAGAGTTGCACTGGTAATAATGTAGCACACCACAAAGATGGACTTCACCATCTTTCAGGGGCTGCCCGCTTCGTGCTATCCTAGCTCGTTTATTCGCACTAGCTACTCGATGATCTTCAGTCATATCAGTCATCTTTCCGTTGACACTGAAAAAAATAGGCAACACAAAATGGGGCTTGGAACTCTTAGTAAATATTGTGGTGATTCTACCATGGAAATTAACAAGGAGAACTAGTGTTTGGCACATATCATCTGGTGGCTTATACTTGACAGAAATTCTAATATGGAACTTCATAAAATGAACATCATTTTTTTAACCTCAATACACAAGCATAATCACCAAGACTAGCACATTGAGCAAAACAATCTTTAT
This is a stretch of genomic DNA from Brachypodium distachyon strain Bd21 chromosome 1, Brachypodium_distachyon_v3.0, whole genome shotgun sequence. It encodes these proteins:
- the LOC100838859 gene encoding protein phosphatase 2C 70; translated protein: MSILGGLTLFMLLRQAAGTGCTATALLIWFDQNKDCFAQCASLGDYACVLSVNGKMTDMTEDHRVASANKRARIARSGQPLKDGEVHLCGLNLARVLGDRFLKEQDSRFSSEPYVSPAIDIAKASTAFAVIASGGLWDVITMKKAVQLVAEVKELCLLVRENNGDNSSADKIASRVLSEARNLRTKDNTSVIFVGFDILRTDPCITT